A window from Pseudomonadota bacterium encodes these proteins:
- the priA gene encoding primosomal protein N', producing MSFADLAIPSPIRSAFTYSVPEGASLEPGMRVLVEFRKKSAIGVVLSLRENLPEGVAPGRIKPIVEVLDESPSLSAPLLELMQWMSSYYFAPIGEAVRAALPARMLDPAPPRTTRPSAPAEIAALHEDAFLLTAEQSFAIEEIAGRARSNAHSTCLIHGVTGSGKTEVYLRLFERLAAEGRQGLLLVPEIGLTPQLAGRAAARFGERVAVYHSALTDAQRHAQWRRMRSGEVDVVIGTRSALFAPLPSLGAIVVDEEHDGSYKQDEGFTYNGRDCAVMRAHLEKVLCVLGSATPSLESAANARSGKYGLLSLGSRTGNASMPSVEIVDMRAARRSGDGMGFSSLSPALHRAISETIERGEQALLFVGRRGFASALICESCGERIGCPNCDISLCAHSDRRGDFLSCHCCDFRAPYPESCPSCGSLELVPAGHGTQRLEAEIADFFPGASVARLDSDMAGGQKERNRIFRGMRRGEIDILVGTQMVTKGHDFPGITLVGVVSADHSLHMPDFRSAERTLQLITQVAGRAGRGKKPGRVIIQTWQPEHPSIAAAAKNDFEGFLDAELAYRKRAGYPPFSKIACARVSAVRQDAARDAAGQVGSILRAEAAGCPGISILGPAPAPVEKQRNRWRWHLLVKAANQRELALVLSRAQARIESEVPRAARVSLDVDPATLM from the coding sequence ATGTCCTTTGCCGACCTCGCCATCCCCTCTCCGATCCGCAGCGCCTTCACCTACTCGGTGCCCGAGGGGGCATCCCTCGAGCCGGGCATGCGCGTGCTGGTCGAGTTCAGGAAGAAGTCCGCGATCGGAGTGGTCCTGTCGCTCCGGGAAAACCTCCCGGAGGGCGTGGCGCCCGGGCGAATCAAGCCGATCGTGGAGGTCCTGGACGAGTCGCCGTCGCTCTCGGCCCCCCTGCTCGAGCTCATGCAGTGGATGTCATCGTACTACTTCGCCCCGATAGGCGAGGCGGTGCGCGCGGCGCTGCCGGCCAGGATGCTCGACCCCGCCCCCCCCAGGACCACAAGGCCCTCTGCGCCCGCGGAGATCGCCGCCCTCCACGAGGACGCTTTTCTGCTCACCGCGGAGCAGTCCTTTGCCATAGAGGAGATCGCGGGCCGGGCCCGATCGAACGCGCACTCGACCTGCCTCATCCACGGCGTGACAGGCAGCGGCAAGACCGAGGTGTATCTCAGGCTCTTCGAGAGGCTCGCTGCGGAGGGGAGGCAGGGGCTGCTTCTCGTGCCGGAGATCGGCCTCACCCCGCAGCTCGCGGGCCGCGCCGCGGCCCGCTTCGGCGAGCGCGTTGCCGTCTATCACTCGGCGCTCACCGACGCCCAGCGCCACGCCCAGTGGCGGCGCATGAGGTCGGGCGAGGTCGACGTGGTCATCGGAACGCGTTCCGCGCTCTTCGCGCCGCTCCCCTCGCTGGGCGCCATAGTCGTGGACGAGGAGCACGACGGGTCATACAAGCAGGACGAGGGGTTCACCTACAACGGCCGCGACTGCGCGGTGATGCGCGCGCACCTCGAGAAGGTGCTCTGCGTGCTCGGCAGCGCAACCCCGTCCCTCGAGAGCGCTGCCAACGCCAGGTCGGGCAAGTACGGGCTGCTCTCCCTCGGCTCGCGCACGGGCAACGCCTCGATGCCCTCGGTCGAGATCGTCGACATGCGCGCGGCGAGGCGCTCGGGCGACGGGATGGGGTTCTCCTCGCTCTCGCCTGCGCTCCACCGCGCGATCTCCGAGACGATCGAGCGAGGGGAGCAGGCGCTGCTCTTCGTGGGCAGGCGCGGATTCGCCAGCGCGCTCATCTGCGAGTCGTGCGGCGAGAGGATCGGATGTCCCAACTGCGACATATCGCTGTGCGCCCACTCGGACCGAAGGGGCGATTTTCTCTCCTGCCACTGCTGCGACTTCCGCGCCCCGTATCCCGAATCGTGCCCCTCGTGCGGCTCCTTGGAGCTCGTGCCGGCCGGCCACGGGACGCAGAGGCTCGAGGCGGAGATAGCGGACTTCTTCCCGGGCGCGAGCGTCGCGCGCCTAGACAGCGACATGGCCGGGGGCCAGAAGGAGCGCAACCGCATATTCAGGGGCATGCGCAGGGGCGAGATCGACATCCTCGTGGGCACACAGATGGTGACGAAGGGACACGACTTCCCGGGGATAACGCTCGTGGGCGTGGTGAGCGCCGATCACTCGCTGCACATGCCCGACTTCCGCTCCGCCGAGCGCACCCTCCAGCTGATCACGCAGGTCGCCGGACGCGCGGGACGGGGCAAAAAGCCGGGCCGGGTGATAATCCAGACGTGGCAGCCCGAGCACCCGTCCATCGCCGCGGCGGCGAAAAACGACTTCGAGGGGTTCCTCGACGCGGAGCTCGCCTACAGGAAGAGGGCCGGATACCCGCCGTTTTCGAAGATCGCCTGCGCAAGGGTCTCGGCCGTAAGGCAGGACGCGGCGCGCGACGCCGCGGGGCAGGTGGGCTCGATCCTCAGGGCGGAGGCGGCCGGCTGCCCGGGGATCAGCATTCTCGGCCCTGCGCCTGCGCCCGTGGAGAAGCAGAGGAACCGCTGGCGCTGGCATCTGCTCGTCAAGGCCGCAAACCAAAGGGAGCTTGCGCTCGTGCTCTCGAGGGCCCAGGCGAGGATCGAATCCGAGGTGCCGAGGGCCGCCAGGGTCTCCCTCGATGTGGATCCGGCCACCCTGATGTAG
- the def gene encoding peptide deformylase, whose amino-acid sequence MIRKIVKYPSPVLLKVAEPIQEVTDEVRVLLDDMAETMYAADGVGLAAPQIGESVRAIVMDVSGGGKTESEALIKMVNPEIVGREGEVEYEEGCLSVPGMLVKIKRAARVKVSYLDENGIREEMDADGLLAIAVQHEIDHLDGVLIIDRVSRLKRDIYLKKRKKEEGHPTAL is encoded by the coding sequence ATGATACGGAAGATCGTTAAATACCCCAGCCCGGTCCTGCTCAAGGTCGCGGAGCCGATACAAGAGGTGACCGACGAGGTGCGGGTGCTGCTCGACGACATGGCGGAGACCATGTATGCGGCCGACGGCGTGGGGCTCGCCGCCCCCCAGATCGGCGAGTCGGTCCGCGCGATAGTCATGGACGTGAGCGGAGGCGGCAAGACCGAGTCCGAGGCGCTCATCAAGATGGTCAACCCCGAGATAGTCGGGCGGGAGGGCGAGGTCGAATACGAGGAGGGATGCCTCTCCGTGCCCGGCATGCTGGTCAAGATAAAGCGCGCGGCCCGCGTCAAGGTCAGCTACCTCGACGAGAACGGTATCCGCGAGGAGATGGACGCCGACGGGCTGCTCGCGATCGCGGTGCAGCACGAGATCGACCACCTCGACGGCGTCCTCATCATCGACAGGGTGAGCAGGCTCAAGAGGGACATCTACCTCAAGAAGCGCAAGAAGGAAGAAGGCCACCCCACAGCCCTATAG